In Geopsychrobacter electrodiphilus DSM 16401, a single window of DNA contains:
- the argJ gene encoding bifunctional glutamate N-acetyltransferase/amino-acid acetyltransferase ArgJ has product MSPKGYRYAALASGIKKSGKLDLGLILSETPANCAGVFTQNLVIAAPLQVTKPRIALGKCQAILVNSGNANACTGASGLKTAEDCVTLTARALGLDPDLVAVASTGVIGQPMPLEPFVAAMPKLVAGLETQEVADVARAMMTTDRYTKISCVNGSVAGTPYTLLGVAKGAGMIHPNMATMLGFVVTDAALGCKQLQRLLKPAVDNSFNAITVDGDTSTNDLVLLLANGASGAEIKPESDDEKQFAENLLQLLLDLAKMIVRDGEGATKLAEIKVVGAQNPSAARSIAKTVATSSLVKTAFFGEDANWGRIIAAVGYAGVEINPDMIDILFDQVMVASAGLYVGPHIEAPATAVLKQAEFCVTIDLHQGDATASYYTSDLTYDYVKINADYRS; this is encoded by the coding sequence ATCTCTCCCAAGGGGTATCGTTATGCTGCCCTGGCCAGCGGTATAAAAAAAAGCGGCAAGCTTGATCTCGGTCTGATCCTCTCTGAAACTCCGGCGAACTGTGCGGGTGTTTTTACTCAAAATCTGGTCATTGCTGCACCCTTGCAGGTCACCAAACCACGAATTGCTCTGGGGAAATGTCAGGCTATTTTGGTCAACAGCGGGAACGCCAACGCTTGTACAGGGGCTTCAGGTTTAAAGACTGCCGAAGATTGCGTCACCTTGACTGCACGCGCCCTCGGACTCGACCCTGACCTGGTGGCGGTCGCATCGACCGGTGTCATCGGTCAACCCATGCCGCTTGAACCTTTTGTGGCGGCAATGCCGAAACTTGTAGCAGGGCTTGAGACCCAAGAGGTTGCAGATGTCGCCAGGGCGATGATGACAACGGATCGTTATACGAAAATTTCGTGCGTGAACGGATCTGTTGCCGGAACTCCGTATACGTTGCTGGGGGTGGCAAAAGGTGCCGGCATGATTCATCCGAATATGGCGACCATGCTTGGATTTGTTGTGACCGATGCCGCCCTCGGCTGCAAGCAGTTGCAGCGGCTGCTTAAACCGGCAGTTGACAACAGTTTTAATGCCATCACGGTCGATGGAGATACTTCGACCAACGACCTGGTGTTGTTGTTGGCCAATGGCGCTTCCGGGGCTGAAATAAAACCTGAGAGTGATGACGAAAAGCAATTTGCTGAAAATTTGCTTCAGCTGCTGCTTGATCTGGCAAAAATGATTGTTCGTGATGGCGAGGGAGCTACCAAACTGGCCGAAATCAAGGTTGTCGGAGCACAAAATCCGAGCGCCGCGCGTAGTATCGCCAAGACCGTTGCAACCTCATCTCTGGTCAAGACGGCATTCTTTGGTGAGGACGCTAACTGGGGTCGGATTATTGCTGCGGTAGGCTATGCCGGAGTTGAGATTAATCCGGATATGATCGATATCCTTTTTGATCAGGTCATGGTGGCCTCAGCGGGGCTGTATGTCGGCCCGCACATCGAAGCGCCTGCTACCGCCGTTTTGAAGCAGGCTGAATTTTGCGTGACCATTGATCTGCATCAGGGGGATGCAACGGCGAGTTACTATACCTCTGATTTGACCTATGATTATGTCAAGATCAACGCCGATTATCGTTCCTGA
- the deoC gene encoding deoxyribose-phosphate aldolase encodes MSRSTPIIVPEMSILNPARLIDHTLLKPQTTLKQIEQLCEEAVEWGFAAVCVPPAFVERAVACLYGSETAVASVVGFPCGYDSTTSKVRQTEELGSLGCTEIDMVISIGLALSGEFARVEDEIAQIVLASAGAKVKVIIECCYLDRLQKIALTDAVVRAGAAYVKTSTGFGPSGAKVEDVHLLAETAQGRIGVKAAGGIKSLNDLRLMSVAGASRIGTSSGVEIMRQWVASL; translated from the coding sequence ATGTCAAGATCAACGCCGATTATCGTTCCTGAGATGTCGATTCTGAATCCAGCTCGGCTGATTGATCATACCCTGCTCAAGCCTCAGACCACGCTGAAGCAGATTGAACAGCTGTGTGAAGAGGCGGTCGAATGGGGGTTTGCGGCTGTGTGTGTCCCCCCGGCCTTTGTTGAGCGTGCTGTTGCCTGTCTTTACGGCTCGGAAACGGCGGTTGCCAGTGTGGTTGGCTTTCCTTGTGGTTATGACAGCACCACATCCAAGGTGCGGCAGACTGAGGAGCTGGGGAGCCTGGGTTGTACTGAAATTGATATGGTGATTTCGATTGGACTGGCCCTGTCTGGAGAGTTTGCACGGGTCGAGGATGAGATCGCGCAGATTGTTCTGGCTTCGGCCGGGGCAAAAGTCAAGGTCATCATTGAATGTTGCTATCTTGACAGACTACAAAAAATTGCATTGACCGATGCGGTTGTGCGCGCCGGTGCTGCTTATGTCAAAACCTCGACCGGGTTCGGTCCCTCCGGTGCCAAAGTTGAGGACGTGCATTTATTGGCCGAAACGGCTCAGGGTCGGATCGGGGTCAAGGCTGCAGGAGGAATTAAATCATTAAATGACCTGCGTCTTATGTCCGTGGCCGGAGCGAGCCGGATCGGCACCAGTTCCGGGGTCGAAATTATGCGGCAATGGGTCGCTTCCCTATGA
- a CDS encoding phosphopentomutase, which produces MKTHRDFKRVVLIVLDGVGVGALPDAASYGDAAAATLPHVAEAVDEFGLPNLQKLGLGNICQIKGVPPTDQPQASWGKMASLSAGKDSITGHWEIAGLVKSVPFPSFPQGFPAEIIDKFSVLAGIEPLGNIAASGTDILRLLGAEHLLSGRPIVYTSSDSVFQIAAHEDVLPPAQLYRLCIQTLEMLRPYGVCRVIARPFVGDSEENFMRTARRHDFPIEPEGTTVLDLMQAAGFPTCGIGKVGDLFAERGLDRSLPTRNNSDGMQRLQRELFSLKEGLIFVNLVDFDMLYGHRLDSKGFARALTEFDQQLPAVLQALNSADLLLITADHGCDPTTPGTDHSREYVPLLAWSQQFDCGRFLGERASFSDVAATIGYIFGLGMKTGANFFDSLRCD; this is translated from the coding sequence ATGAAAACGCATCGTGATTTCAAGCGGGTCGTGCTGATTGTTCTGGATGGCGTCGGGGTTGGCGCTCTGCCGGATGCCGCAAGCTATGGTGATGCCGCGGCCGCTACTCTTCCCCACGTTGCAGAGGCCGTGGATGAATTTGGCTTGCCGAACCTGCAAAAGCTGGGGCTGGGGAACATTTGCCAGATCAAAGGTGTTCCTCCCACAGACCAACCACAGGCTTCCTGGGGCAAGATGGCCTCACTGAGCGCTGGGAAGGATTCAATCACTGGACACTGGGAGATTGCAGGTCTGGTCAAATCGGTCCCATTTCCCTCTTTTCCTCAGGGGTTCCCAGCTGAGATCATTGATAAGTTTTCGGTTTTAGCCGGAATTGAACCGTTGGGGAATATTGCGGCCAGCGGGACGGATATTTTACGGTTATTAGGGGCAGAGCATCTTTTAAGCGGGCGTCCCATTGTTTATACCAGTAGTGATTCGGTTTTTCAGATCGCAGCCCACGAGGATGTGTTGCCGCCTGCGCAACTCTATCGACTTTGTATACAGACCCTCGAAATGTTACGGCCTTACGGGGTATGTCGAGTGATAGCGCGTCCATTTGTCGGGGATTCTGAAGAAAATTTTATGCGCACTGCGCGTCGTCATGACTTTCCGATCGAACCTGAAGGGACGACAGTTTTGGATCTCATGCAGGCGGCCGGGTTTCCCACTTGCGGCATCGGGAAAGTCGGTGATTTGTTTGCCGAGCGGGGTCTTGATCGGAGCCTGCCTACTCGGAATAACAGTGACGGGATGCAGAGGTTGCAGCGAGAATTATTCTCTCTGAAGGAGGGGTTGATATTTGTTAATCTCGTGGATTTCGATATGCTTTATGGTCACCGACTCGATAGCAAGGGGTTCGCGCGAGCCTTGACCGAGTTCGATCAGCAACTTCCCGCAGTCTTGCAGGCTTTAAATTCTGCCGATTTGCTTTTGATTACTGCGGATCATGGCTGTGATCCGACGACACCGGGAACTGATCACAGCCGCGAGTACGTTCCATTGCTCGCTTGGTCGCAACAGTTCGATTGCGGACGGTTTCTTGGGGAGCGAGCAAGTTTTTCCGATGTTGCTGCGACAATTGGTTATATTTTCGGACTTGGAATGAAGACGGGAGCTAATTTTTTTGATTCGTTGAGATGCGACTGA
- a CDS encoding DUF2914 domain-containing protein, translated as MMKRYILTILALLVFPLSAFALTVSGAVITTKVVDRVPVDKVEVYPAQLGKLYCFSRVEGATADTSIEHVWLYQGDEMARVRLPVKSANWRTYSSKKMFPAWKGEWEVRILDDAGNELARVPFKVE; from the coding sequence ATGATGAAGCGATATATCCTGACCATTCTTGCACTGCTGGTTTTTCCACTTTCGGCTTTTGCGTTGACGGTATCTGGGGCTGTTATTACTACAAAGGTTGTTGACCGTGTGCCAGTCGACAAGGTTGAGGTTTACCCTGCTCAACTCGGAAAGCTTTATTGCTTTTCAAGGGTTGAGGGTGCGACCGCCGACACCAGCATTGAACATGTCTGGCTGTATCAGGGGGATGAGATGGCCCGGGTCAGGCTGCCGGTCAAATCAGCAAACTGGAGGACCTATTCTTCAAAGAAAATGTTTCCGGCGTGGAAAGGAGAATGGGAGGTTCGAATTCTTGATGACGCAGGAAATGAATTGGCTAGAGTCCCATTTAAGGTCGAATAG
- a CDS encoding MucR family transcriptional regulator has product MATPTELAAQILSAHLSKTEMSKDEMFAELTELHNTLTALERGEVPTAADEGTESPSISRKKAFGKDKIFCMICGKGFKTLSRHLRTAHDTTPKEYRVQFEIPTSQSLASRNYSESRRQMAVDRGLADNLAKARANKKKK; this is encoded by the coding sequence ATGGCGACACCAACAGAGCTTGCAGCTCAAATCCTTTCGGCCCACCTGTCCAAGACAGAAATGTCAAAAGATGAAATGTTTGCGGAACTCACAGAACTGCATAACACGCTTACCGCTCTTGAGCGTGGAGAAGTTCCTACCGCAGCGGATGAAGGAACTGAAAGCCCCTCCATCAGTCGCAAAAAAGCCTTCGGCAAAGATAAAATTTTTTGCATGATTTGTGGTAAAGGATTCAAAACCCTTTCACGCCATCTACGTACCGCGCACGACACCACCCCTAAAGAGTATCGCGTTCAATTTGAGATCCCCACAAGCCAGTCACTTGCATCCCGTAATTACTCGGAAAGTCGGCGTCAGATGGCAGTGGACAGAGGCCTGGCAGACAACCTTGCCAAGGCACGTGCCAACAAGAAGAAAAAATAA
- a CDS encoding deoxyguanosinetriphosphate triphosphohydrolase — MNIRKHIEKREAINLSAYACHSVNSLGRLKIEPLCTVRTLFQHDRDRILHSKSFRRLKHKTQVFLSPEGDHYRTRLTHTLEVSQVARTVARALELNEDLTEAIALGHDLGHTPFGHAGERVLNELMPGGFRHVAQSLRVVDFLEKDGEGLNLTHEVRDGILRHSKGRGPLLAPEDESRAGTLEGQIVRLADIIAYVNHDLDDAIRGGVIMETDLPTSIVGAVGDTHAHRIGRMVSDLIEQSMAVGGSRICLSEEMDEAIRALRSWLFERVYESDAVHSDFVKASRMLRELFNFFIDNEAIFLREGGRRYSSDSLEVSVADFIAGMTDRFALALYSRLFLPQPWRPL, encoded by the coding sequence ATGAATATCAGAAAACATATTGAGAAGCGTGAAGCAATAAATCTTTCAGCATATGCTTGCCATAGTGTTAACTCTTTAGGTCGCTTGAAAATTGAACCTCTCTGTACAGTGAGAACCTTGTTTCAGCATGATCGCGACCGGATACTTCACTCTAAATCTTTTCGAAGGCTTAAACATAAAACACAGGTATTTCTATCTCCAGAGGGGGATCATTATCGGACTCGGTTAACCCACACGCTGGAAGTTTCTCAGGTGGCCCGGACAGTAGCCAGGGCGCTGGAGCTTAATGAAGATTTAACTGAAGCGATTGCGCTCGGACATGATCTGGGACACACTCCTTTCGGGCATGCGGGGGAAAGGGTCCTTAACGAACTTATGCCTGGTGGGTTTCGGCATGTTGCACAGAGTTTGAGAGTTGTTGATTTTCTTGAAAAGGACGGAGAAGGCCTTAACCTGACTCACGAGGTGCGCGACGGCATCCTTCGTCACTCCAAGGGGCGGGGACCGTTGTTGGCACCTGAGGATGAATCGCGGGCTGGAACTCTGGAGGGGCAGATCGTGCGCCTCGCAGACATTATCGCTTATGTCAATCATGACCTGGATGATGCTATCCGTGGCGGTGTCATTATGGAGACCGATTTGCCCACCTCTATCGTCGGGGCGGTTGGTGACACGCATGCTCATCGGATAGGGCGTATGGTGAGCGACCTGATTGAACAGTCGATGGCCGTAGGGGGTTCTCGAATCTGTCTGTCTGAAGAGATGGATGAAGCCATCCGGGCACTCAGATCCTGGCTGTTTGAACGGGTGTATGAGTCTGATGCTGTTCATAGTGATTTCGTAAAGGCTTCGCGCATGTTACGCGAACTTTTTAATTTTTTCATCGATAACGAAGCCATTTTTTTACGGGAGGGTGGGCGACGTTACTCGAGCGATTCTCTGGAGGTTTCGGTCGCGGATTTCATTGCCGGGATGACAGATCGTTTTGCTTTGGCGCTTTACAGTCGCTTGTTTTTACCGCAACCTTGGAGACCGCTTTGA
- a CDS encoding chemotaxis protein CheW produces the protein MIEKFGLFSLAERGYAVPLVRLLRVLDSPRSEFIPLIPQEMAGMVVVDDEIIPLVESALFPGVPAGKALAAEFKVLVATEYGTVALPAEGTIGVVAADRCVLGAAERFAGFLPEAINYRRKEYLVLDVDAFTMSLIRP, from the coding sequence GTGATCGAAAAGTTTGGTCTTTTCAGTCTTGCGGAACGCGGCTATGCTGTTCCGTTAGTTCGCTTGTTACGCGTACTTGATAGCCCAAGGTCTGAATTCATCCCTCTCATCCCGCAAGAGATGGCCGGGATGGTAGTGGTTGATGATGAGATCATCCCTCTGGTCGAGTCAGCTTTGTTCCCCGGGGTCCCTGCAGGGAAGGCGCTGGCCGCGGAATTTAAGGTTCTGGTCGCTACTGAGTATGGTACCGTTGCTCTTCCTGCTGAAGGAACAATCGGAGTTGTTGCGGCAGATCGATGTGTGCTGGGTGCGGCAGAGAGATTTGCCGGTTTCTTGCCAGAGGCGATCAATTATCGCCGCAAGGAATATTTGGTGTTGGATGTAGACGCTTTTACTATGAGCCTGATTCGTCCCTGA
- a CDS encoding response regulator, translating to MLKKLLLADDSLTIQKVVGIVFANLNYQLLIADNGDEALALARKEFPDLVIADIGMPGKDGLELCRDIKNDPGLSQIPVLLLPGTFENFDEKKALAAGADGWLTKPFESQSLITKVEDLLAAASAQAPSMATAAMVSDQPVAFEDTIAEDEEKGQTFESVGFDAPDFFEDESVSFETPEPFAVEAPPELETFDSPDAENINPLDELSSAADNIVSFASPEPASVATPINFDIPAVEESSSDAGDDIWDAVTFEEEDLRSEINSLSIADEKVDDLISFDTPAEIESAPVDEDPALVDEEPTLVDEEPTLVEEEPALVEEEPALVEEEPALVEEEPALVEEEPAMVEEEPALVEEEPALVEEEPALVEEEPALVEEEPALVEEEPALVDEDLDDDILELGEEDIFELEDDAVIEESSADLPASTPDDFEFPDSPVETIVDFAAPSHVEPVAEVEPAAVEVSGDIVSEFPDYEDAFEENLDDEFAFSDEPSLIDKVDTPAPDTDQIAAQLAKLDPSVLEDIVKRVAGPVIERLATRMLEEIIWEVVPDLAESMIKDEIRKIKDGAA from the coding sequence ATGTTGAAAAAGCTGCTTCTGGCCGATGACAGTCTGACGATCCAGAAGGTTGTCGGAATTGTTTTCGCTAATCTGAACTATCAACTTCTGATCGCCGACAACGGTGATGAGGCCCTTGCTCTGGCGCGCAAGGAATTTCCGGACCTGGTCATTGCTGATATTGGTATGCCGGGGAAGGATGGACTTGAACTCTGTCGAGATATAAAAAACGATCCCGGCTTAAGTCAAATTCCGGTCCTCCTGCTACCCGGTACTTTCGAGAACTTTGATGAAAAGAAAGCTCTTGCTGCTGGTGCTGATGGCTGGTTAACTAAGCCTTTTGAATCTCAATCCCTGATTACGAAAGTTGAAGATCTTCTCGCTGCGGCTTCTGCTCAGGCGCCGTCAATGGCAACTGCGGCAATGGTGTCCGACCAACCTGTTGCGTTTGAGGATACTATTGCTGAGGATGAGGAGAAAGGTCAGACGTTTGAATCTGTCGGCTTTGATGCTCCTGATTTTTTTGAAGATGAATCGGTCAGTTTCGAGACGCCTGAGCCTTTCGCGGTTGAAGCACCCCCAGAGCTTGAAACCTTTGATTCTCCTGACGCGGAAAACATTAACCCCCTTGATGAGCTCAGTTCTGCGGCAGACAATATCGTCAGTTTTGCCTCACCAGAACCTGCGTCGGTGGCTACGCCGATCAATTTTGATATCCCTGCTGTCGAGGAATCATCTTCAGATGCCGGAGATGATATCTGGGATGCAGTGACCTTCGAAGAAGAGGATCTTCGTTCCGAGATCAACTCACTTTCAATCGCGGACGAAAAGGTTGACGATCTGATCTCTTTTGATACCCCGGCAGAGATTGAGTCCGCCCCGGTTGACGAGGATCCCGCCCTGGTTGACGAGGAACCGACCCTGGTTGACGAGGAACCGACCCTGGTTGAAGAAGAACCCGCTCTGGTGGAAGAGGAGCCCGCCCTGGTTGAAGAGGAGCCCGCCCTGGTTGAAGAGGAGCCCGCCCTGGTTGAAGAGGAGCCCGCCATGGTTGAAGAGGAGCCCGCCCTGGTTGAAGAGGAGCCCGCCCTGGTTGAAGAGGAGCCCGCCCTGGTTGAAGAGGAGCCCGCCCTGGTTGAAGAGGAACCCGCTCTGGTCGAAGAGGAACCAGCTCTGGTTGACGAGGATCTTGACGATGACATCCTCGAACTCGGTGAAGAGGATATTTTCGAGCTTGAGGATGATGCCGTTATCGAAGAGAGTTCAGCCGATTTACCAGCGAGTACTCCGGACGATTTCGAATTCCCTGATTCTCCGGTGGAGACGATTGTTGATTTTGCGGCCCCGAGCCATGTCGAACCGGTGGCCGAGGTTGAGCCTGCAGCAGTCGAGGTCTCTGGTGATATAGTGTCGGAATTCCCTGACTATGAGGACGCTTTTGAAGAGAACCTTGACGATGAGTTTGCGTTCTCAGACGAGCCAAGTCTTATAGATAAGGTTGATACTCCTGCCCCTGACACTGATCAGATTGCAGCCCAGTTGGCGAAACTTGATCCTTCTGTCCTTGAAGATATTGTTAAACGGGTCGCTGGCCCTGTTATCGAGAGACTCGCAACTCGGATGCTCGAAGAGATTATATGGGAGGTCGTGCCGGACTTGGCCGAAAGCATGATCAAGGACGAGATCCGCAAAATCAAAGATGGAGCGGCTTGA
- a CDS encoding valine--tRNA ligase, whose product MDKLPKGYEPQQVEQKWYQHWEANGYFRADENSSLPPYSIVIPPPNVTGVLHMGHALNNTLQDILCRWKRMTGHEVLWMPGTDHAGIATQNVVERQLASEGLDRHQLGREKFVERVWKWREESGGQIINQLKCLGASCDWERERFTMDEGLSKAVREVFVHLYEDGLIYRANRLINWCPRCHTALSDLEVEHEDKKGHLWHLRYPVVGTDRVLIVATTRPETMLGDTAVAVHPEDERYADLIGKTVKLPFTDREIPVIADEYVDRTFGSGAVKITPAHDFNDFEIGKRHNLEVINVLDESGNINENGGDYQGLDRSVARGKIVEDLERLGLLEKIDDYANAVGECYRCRTVIEPYMSKQWYVAVAPLAEKAIEAVESGKTKVLPAQWEKTYFEWMNNIQDWCVSRQIWWGHRIPAWFCDDCGEITVSREDASVCCYCGSAALQQETDVLDTWFSSALWPFSTMGWPENTTVLEKFYPTSCLVTGFDILFFWVARMMMMGIKFMDVVPFNEVYIHALVRDAQGQKMSKSKGNVIDPLTVVDEYGADAFRFTLAAFAAMGRDIKLSTDRIGGYRNFINKLWNASRFALMNLEEFDPASSTLSDYELSLADQWIIDRFNRAAVEVDSCLANYKFNDAASALYSFTWHEFCDWYVELAKDSLYGDDQLAKRRVQLVLYTVLEGLLRLLHPFIPFVTEEIWQALPGVRSTETIMRATFPSCLNGQTNAEAVARMDLVMEVVKAIRNIRGELDVPPGRKIAVSLDCRSRQTAEAIIEGERYICSLARVESLIVGVGIERPAESATQVAGDVEVLIPLAGLIDLAEEKERLEKEIAKVQKDVDFFFAKLSNEKFIANAPPQVLEKDRAKLLSTQEKLKVLQQGLARICSLMV is encoded by the coding sequence ATGGATAAATTACCCAAGGGGTACGAGCCCCAGCAGGTTGAACAGAAATGGTATCAGCATTGGGAAGCAAACGGATATTTTCGCGCCGATGAAAACTCATCATTGCCTCCCTATTCGATCGTTATTCCGCCTCCGAATGTTACTGGTGTCCTGCATATGGGACATGCCCTGAATAACACCCTGCAGGATATTTTGTGTCGCTGGAAGCGGATGACGGGACACGAAGTTCTATGGATGCCAGGGACCGATCATGCCGGGATTGCAACCCAGAATGTAGTTGAGAGGCAACTCGCCAGCGAAGGTCTCGATCGACATCAACTCGGTCGTGAGAAGTTTGTTGAGCGTGTCTGGAAATGGCGTGAAGAATCTGGCGGTCAAATTATCAATCAACTCAAGTGTCTCGGTGCGTCCTGTGACTGGGAACGTGAGCGTTTCACCATGGATGAGGGGTTGTCTAAAGCAGTACGTGAAGTCTTCGTCCACCTCTACGAAGATGGACTTATCTATCGCGCTAATCGTTTGATCAACTGGTGCCCACGTTGCCATACCGCCCTGTCTGACCTGGAAGTCGAGCACGAAGATAAAAAGGGCCATCTCTGGCACCTGCGTTATCCTGTCGTCGGAACTGATCGGGTGCTTATTGTTGCTACGACCCGACCCGAAACCATGCTGGGTGATACCGCGGTTGCTGTTCATCCCGAAGATGAACGATATGCCGACCTGATCGGAAAAACGGTCAAGTTGCCATTTACAGATCGAGAAATCCCGGTTATCGCCGATGAATATGTTGATCGCACCTTCGGGTCAGGAGCGGTTAAAATCACCCCGGCACATGATTTTAACGATTTCGAAATTGGCAAGCGCCATAATCTTGAAGTGATCAATGTCCTTGATGAGTCGGGGAATATCAACGAGAACGGCGGAGACTATCAAGGGCTTGATCGTTCGGTTGCACGAGGGAAAATCGTCGAAGATCTTGAACGACTGGGCCTGTTGGAGAAAATTGATGACTATGCCAACGCTGTCGGGGAATGCTACCGCTGCAGAACAGTCATCGAGCCTTATATGAGCAAGCAGTGGTATGTGGCCGTCGCCCCGTTGGCGGAGAAAGCAATCGAAGCGGTTGAGAGCGGCAAGACTAAGGTTCTGCCCGCGCAGTGGGAGAAAACCTACTTCGAGTGGATGAATAATATTCAAGACTGGTGTGTGAGCCGCCAGATCTGGTGGGGTCACCGCATTCCCGCCTGGTTCTGTGACGATTGTGGTGAAATTACCGTCAGTCGGGAAGACGCCAGCGTCTGTTGCTATTGCGGCTCTGCTGCTCTGCAGCAGGAAACCGATGTCCTCGATACCTGGTTCTCATCGGCGCTCTGGCCGTTTTCGACCATGGGCTGGCCAGAAAATACCACCGTCCTCGAGAAGTTCTACCCGACCTCCTGCCTGGTGACCGGTTTTGATATCCTCTTCTTCTGGGTTGCGCGCATGATGATGATGGGGATCAAGTTTATGGATGTGGTCCCCTTCAATGAGGTCTATATCCATGCCCTGGTGCGCGATGCACAGGGGCAGAAGATGAGTAAGAGTAAGGGGAACGTTATCGACCCCCTGACCGTGGTCGATGAATATGGTGCGGATGCCTTCCGCTTTACTTTAGCGGCCTTCGCTGCGATGGGGCGTGATATCAAGTTGTCGACCGATCGTATCGGGGGCTATCGCAACTTCATTAACAAACTCTGGAATGCCAGTCGTTTTGCCTTGATGAACCTGGAAGAATTCGATCCTGCTTCTTCTACCTTGTCCGATTATGAACTGAGCCTGGCCGACCAATGGATTATTGATCGTTTTAATCGCGCCGCGGTCGAGGTGGACAGCTGTCTGGCCAACTATAAGTTTAATGATGCTGCGAGTGCGCTCTACTCTTTTACCTGGCATGAGTTCTGTGACTGGTATGTTGAGCTTGCCAAGGACAGCCTCTATGGAGACGACCAGTTAGCAAAACGGCGAGTCCAATTGGTTCTCTATACCGTCCTCGAAGGGTTATTGCGCTTGTTGCATCCGTTTATTCCGTTTGTGACGGAGGAGATCTGGCAGGCCCTGCCAGGGGTGAGGTCGACAGAGACGATCATGCGCGCGACCTTCCCCTCTTGCCTCAATGGACAGACCAATGCCGAGGCTGTGGCGCGAATGGATCTGGTCATGGAGGTCGTTAAAGCTATCCGAAATATCCGTGGCGAACTTGATGTTCCTCCCGGCCGCAAGATTGCAGTCAGTCTCGACTGCCGGAGTCGGCAAACCGCTGAGGCAATTATTGAAGGGGAGCGTTATATCTGTTCTCTGGCCAGGGTCGAAAGCCTGATTGTCGGCGTTGGCATTGAACGCCCGGCTGAATCAGCAACGCAGGTTGCGGGCGACGTTGAAGTATTAATTCCCCTGGCGGGGTTGATCGATCTGGCTGAAGAGAAAGAGCGTCTGGAGAAAGAGATCGCCAAGGTTCAGAAAGATGTTGATTTCTTCTTCGCTAAGCTCTCGAACGAAAAATTTATCGCCAACGCCCCTCCGCAGGTGCTTGAGAAAGACAGGGCAAAATTATTATCGACTCAGGAAAAACTAAAAGTCCTCCAGCAGGGGCTTGCACGAATCTGTAGCCTCATGGTCTGA
- a CDS encoding succinate dehydrogenase cytochrome b subunit — protein MHLLQSTVGRKILMAVTGLLLVGFVTVHLLGNLSIFAGPDGINAYAVHLHSLGALVWVFRLIMLVLFAVHITLGVQLSLENRTANPINYSIKSRMKTTFSSESMLYTGLILLAFLIYHLLHFTLQITNPEISAHNLPLDAMMRPDVFTMVVLSFQKVFISLVYIVGMIALFLHLTHGLSSFVQTFGLNNGPSLEKVSLCGKLLAVGYLLAYVAIPVFILARFVNI, from the coding sequence ATGCATTTACTACAAAGTACTGTGGGACGAAAGATTCTGATGGCGGTGACCGGCCTGCTCTTGGTCGGGTTCGTGACTGTCCACCTGCTCGGCAATCTGTCAATTTTTGCCGGGCCTGACGGCATCAATGCCTATGCCGTACATTTGCACAGCCTGGGGGCTCTGGTCTGGGTTTTTCGCCTGATCATGTTGGTTCTCTTCGCGGTACACATCACCTTAGGTGTACAATTATCTCTGGAGAACCGTACCGCCAATCCGATCAATTATTCGATCAAAAGCCGGATGAAGACCACCTTCTCCAGCGAATCGATGCTCTACACCGGGCTCATTTTGCTCGCTTTTTTGATCTACCATCTGCTGCACTTTACTCTACAGATTACCAATCCAGAGATTTCGGCGCATAACCTGCCGCTCGATGCCATGATGCGTCCGGATGTCTTCACTATGGTGGTCTTAAGCTTCCAGAAGGTTTTTATTTCGCTGGTCTATATTGTTGGAATGATTGCCCTGTTTCTTCATCTGACCCATGGACTTTCAAGCTTTGTACAGACATTCGGTTTGAATAATGGCCCCAGCCTGGAAAAGGTCTCTCTCTGCGGTAAACTTCTCGCGGTCGGTTACCTTTTGGCTTATGTCGCTATTCCTGTTTTTATCCTTGCTCGCTTTGTGAACATTTAG